A window of Metabacillus sp. B2-18 contains these coding sequences:
- the ispD gene encoding 2-C-methyl-D-erythritol 4-phosphate cytidylyltransferase has product MNYQVIIPAAGQGKRMNAGKNKQFIQLEQIPIIIHTLKVFEEHSHCKGIILVINDAEKADFQQLIKKYRISKIKHLVSGGQERQYSVYNGLKAVEEGDLVLVHDGARPFLTHESIEALLSKTIITGAATLAVPVKDTIKRAKDGVVVETVERSSLWSIQTPQAFHLSIILEAHEKAVRENFLGTDDASLLERVDQAVSIVAGEYTNIKITTPEDLYIAEAILSKRKM; this is encoded by the coding sequence ATGAATTATCAAGTCATAATACCTGCTGCTGGTCAGGGTAAGCGGATGAATGCAGGTAAGAATAAGCAGTTTATTCAACTAGAACAGATTCCAATTATTATACATACATTAAAGGTTTTTGAAGAACATTCCCATTGTAAGGGTATTATATTAGTAATTAATGACGCGGAAAAAGCTGACTTTCAACAGCTGATAAAAAAATACCGCATATCCAAAATCAAACATTTAGTATCTGGTGGACAAGAGCGCCAATACAGTGTTTATAACGGGCTAAAGGCAGTGGAAGAGGGAGATTTAGTTCTTGTTCATGATGGAGCAAGACCTTTTCTTACTCATGAAAGTATAGAGGCACTTTTGTCAAAAACGATCATAACCGGTGCGGCAACACTTGCTGTACCAGTTAAAGATACAATAAAGAGAGCGAAAGATGGAGTGGTAGTCGAAACAGTTGAACGTTCTTCACTTTGGTCAATCCAAACTCCACAAGCGTTCCATTTATCAATTATTTTAGAAGCACATGAAAAAGCAGTGAGAGAAAACTTTCTAGGAACAGATGATGCGAGTCTTCTAGAAAGAGTAGATCAAGCGGTTTCGATCGTTGCTGGTGAATATACAAATATTAAAATCACAACACCCGAGGATCTGTACATAGCAGAGGCAATTTTGTCGAAGAGAAAGATGTAA
- the ispF gene encoding 2-C-methyl-D-erythritol 2,4-cyclodiphosphate synthase: protein MIRVGQGFDVHQLVENRPLIIGGIEIPYEKGLLGHSDADVLLHTVADACLGAIGEGDIGKHFPDTDPTFKDADSAKLLKHVWEIVKNKGYELGNIDCTIIAQKPKMAPFIEDMRNRIAELLEAEVSQVNVKATTTEKLGFAGRQEGIASMATVLIQQRT, encoded by the coding sequence ATGATAAGAGTTGGACAAGGTTTTGATGTACATCAATTAGTGGAAAATCGCCCATTAATAATCGGTGGAATTGAGATTCCATATGAAAAAGGGTTATTAGGCCATTCAGATGCTGATGTATTATTACATACAGTGGCAGATGCTTGCTTAGGTGCAATCGGTGAAGGGGATATTGGGAAACACTTCCCTGATACAGATCCCACTTTCAAAGATGCGGATTCTGCAAAGTTATTAAAACATGTGTGGGAGATCGTAAAAAATAAAGGTTATGAATTAGGTAATATTGATTGTACAATTATTGCGCAAAAGCCTAAAATGGCACCATTTATTGAAGACATGAGAAATAGGATTGCTGAATTATTAGAAGCTGAAGTATCACAAGTCAATGTAAAAGCAACAACAACCGAAAAATTAGGTTTTGCAGGTAGACAAGAGGGAATTGCTTCAATGGCAACAGTCCTTATTCAGCAGCGTACATAA
- the gltX gene encoding glutamate--tRNA ligase, which yields MAKEVRVRYAPSPTGHLHIGNARTALFNYLFAKNQGGKFIIRIEDTDKKRNIAGGEESQLKYLKWLGIDWDESIDVGGEYGPYRQSERNDIYKKYYDELLDKGLAYKCYCTEEELEKEREEQMARGETPQYSGKHANLTKEEQNELESQGLQASIRFRVPANKEYRFTDMVKGDISFESEGMGDFVIVKKDGTPTYNFAVAVDDHLMGISHVLRGEDHISNTPKQLMIYEALGWDIPVFGHMTLIVNENRKKLSKRDESIIQFIEQYEELGYLPEALFNFISLLGWSPGGEEEVFTKNQLIEIFDATRLSKSPAVFDTHKLAWMNNQYIKQLDLEKLIPLCLPHLIKAGKVSENMSEEEQERTHQLIALYQEQLNFGAEIVALTELFFKEEISYEEEAKDVLAGEQVPEVLSAFVSEINQSDDFSADTVKTMIKAVQKATGQKGKNLFMPIRVAITGQTHGPDLPKSIAVLGKSTVLARLQSVIS from the coding sequence ATGGCAAAAGAAGTTAGAGTTCGTTATGCACCAAGTCCAACTGGACATTTACATATTGGAAATGCAAGAACAGCATTATTTAATTATTTATTCGCTAAAAATCAAGGTGGAAAATTTATTATACGTATTGAAGATACGGATAAGAAACGTAATATTGCTGGCGGAGAAGAAAGTCAATTAAAGTACTTAAAATGGCTAGGAATTGATTGGGATGAAAGTATTGATGTTGGTGGAGAATATGGCCCATATCGCCAATCAGAGAGAAATGATATTTACAAGAAATATTATGATGAGCTTCTAGACAAAGGTTTAGCTTATAAATGTTATTGTACAGAAGAAGAGCTGGAAAAAGAACGCGAAGAACAAATGGCGAGAGGTGAAACACCTCAGTATTCAGGTAAGCATGCTAACTTAACAAAAGAAGAACAAAACGAATTAGAATCACAAGGGCTTCAAGCAAGCATTCGTTTTCGAGTACCTGCTAATAAAGAGTACCGTTTTACTGACATGGTAAAAGGAGATATTTCCTTTGAGTCAGAAGGAATGGGTGACTTTGTTATTGTGAAAAAGGACGGAACACCTACTTATAATTTTGCAGTAGCTGTTGATGACCACTTAATGGGGATTTCACATGTACTAAGAGGAGAAGACCACATTTCTAATACGCCAAAGCAATTGATGATTTATGAAGCGCTTGGCTGGGATATTCCCGTATTCGGTCATATGACATTAATCGTAAATGAAAACCGCAAAAAATTAAGTAAACGTGATGAATCAATCATTCAATTTATTGAGCAATATGAAGAGCTTGGTTATCTACCAGAAGCATTATTTAACTTTATTTCATTACTTGGTTGGTCGCCGGGCGGAGAAGAAGAGGTATTTACAAAGAATCAATTAATTGAAATCTTTGATGCAACCCGTCTTTCTAAATCTCCAGCTGTCTTTGATACACATAAATTAGCTTGGATGAATAATCAATATATTAAGCAACTAGATCTTGAAAAATTAATTCCACTTTGCTTGCCGCATTTAATTAAAGCTGGGAAAGTGTCAGAAAACATGAGCGAGGAAGAACAAGAGAGAACTCATCAATTAATTGCGCTCTATCAAGAGCAATTGAACTTTGGAGCAGAAATTGTTGCTCTAACGGAGCTTTTCTTTAAAGAAGAGATCTCTTATGAAGAGGAAGCAAAGGATGTTCTTGCAGGAGAGCAAGTTCCCGAAGTTTTATCAGCGTTTGTGAGTGAAATCAATCAAAGTGATGATTTTTCAGCTGATACAGTGAAAACAATGATAAAGGCTGTCCAGAAAGCAACCGGACAAAAAGGGAAAAATTTATTTATGCCGATTCGTGTAGCGATAACAGGTCAAACACATGGACCGGACTTACCAAAATCTATTGCGGTTTTAGGAAAATCCACCGTTTTAGCTAGATTACAAAGTGTAATTAGTTGA
- the cysE gene encoding serine O-acetyltransferase has translation MLKMMKEDVEVVFEQDPAARNYFEVILTYSGLHAIWSHRIAHAFYKKKLFFLARAISQISRFFTGVEIHPAARIGRRFFIDHGMGVVIGETCEIGDNVTVFQGVTLGGTGKEKGKRHPTIKDNALIATGAKVLGSITVGAYSKIGAGSVVLKDVPDQSTVVGIPGRVVIQNGKRVDQDLNHSDLPDPVSDRFKELEAELKQLRDEVQHLRKGKNDYDNKVVQYANETKGNV, from the coding sequence ATGTTGAAAATGATGAAAGAAGACGTAGAGGTTGTTTTTGAGCAAGATCCCGCAGCAAGAAATTATTTTGAAGTTATTTTAACTTATTCAGGATTACATGCCATTTGGAGTCATCGAATTGCCCATGCTTTTTACAAAAAGAAGCTCTTTTTCTTAGCTAGAGCTATCTCGCAGATAAGCAGGTTTTTTACAGGAGTTGAGATTCATCCTGCTGCAAGAATTGGACGCCGTTTCTTTATTGACCATGGAATGGGCGTTGTTATCGGGGAAACATGTGAGATTGGAGACAATGTGACGGTCTTCCAGGGAGTAACACTTGGTGGAACGGGAAAAGAAAAGGGGAAAAGGCATCCGACCATTAAAGACAATGCGCTAATTGCTACAGGAGCAAAGGTGTTAGGCTCTATTACTGTTGGAGCATACTCAAAGATAGGAGCAGGATCTGTTGTCCTAAAAGATGTCCCAGATCAATCGACTGTTGTTGGAATTCCTGGTAGAGTCGTTATCCAAAATGGAAAGAGAGTTGACCAGGACTTAAACCATTCAGATTTACCAGATCCAGTTTCAGATCGTTTTAAGGAGTTAGAAGCTGAGTTAAAACAATTAAGAGATGAAGTACAACACCTAAGGAAAGGAAAGAATGACTATGACAATAAAGTTGTACAATACGCTAACGAGACAAAAGGAAACGTTTGA
- the cysS gene encoding cysteine--tRNA ligase, with protein sequence MTIKLYNTLTRQKETFEPLEPGKVKMYVCGPTVYNYIHIGNARPAIVYDTVRRYLEYSGYEVNYISNFTDVDDKLIKAANELGEDVPTIADRFIDAYFEDVTALGCKRATTHPRVTENIDIIIDFIQALIDKGFAYEAGGDVYYKTREFKGYGKLSHQSVEELRLGNRIEVGDKKQDALDFVLWKSAKEGEISWESPWGHGRPGWHIECSAMAQKYLGDTIDIHAGGQDLTFPHHENEIAQSEAVTGKQFAKYWLHNGYININNEKMSKSLGNFVLVHDIIKEIDPQIVRFFMLSVHYRHPINFSQELLESTKNAFERLTTSYGNLKHRKNSSTNLTDNNEEWLTKIKDYQQQFKEEMDDDFNTANAISVLFDLSKQANYYLQEQNTSTEVIQAFLDQFDQLGKVLGVTFESTDLLDEEIEEMIQQRIQARKDRNFALADEIRDKLKDLNIILEDTPQGTRWKRG encoded by the coding sequence ATGACAATAAAGTTGTACAATACGCTAACGAGACAAAAGGAAACGTTTGAGCCTCTAGAACCGGGAAAGGTAAAAATGTATGTTTGTGGCCCAACCGTTTATAATTATATTCATATAGGAAATGCTAGACCCGCAATTGTTTATGATACGGTAAGAAGATACTTAGAGTATAGCGGGTATGAGGTGAACTATATCTCAAACTTCACAGATGTGGATGATAAATTAATTAAAGCGGCTAATGAATTGGGTGAAGATGTTCCTACCATTGCAGATCGGTTTATTGACGCATATTTCGAAGATGTAACAGCACTTGGCTGCAAACGTGCGACCACACATCCACGTGTAACAGAAAACATTGATATTATTATTGATTTTATCCAAGCTTTAATTGATAAAGGCTTTGCTTATGAAGCAGGCGGCGATGTTTATTATAAGACAAGAGAATTTAAAGGGTATGGAAAGCTTTCACATCAATCGGTTGAGGAGCTTCGCTTAGGAAACAGAATTGAAGTAGGGGATAAAAAGCAAGATGCTCTAGACTTTGTTCTTTGGAAATCAGCAAAAGAAGGGGAAATTTCCTGGGAAAGTCCGTGGGGGCATGGTCGACCTGGATGGCATATTGAGTGCTCTGCTATGGCACAAAAATATTTAGGTGACACAATTGACATTCATGCCGGTGGTCAGGACTTAACATTCCCTCATCATGAAAATGAAATTGCTCAATCTGAAGCTGTAACAGGTAAGCAGTTTGCTAAGTATTGGTTACACAACGGATATATTAATATTAATAATGAAAAGATGTCAAAGTCTTTAGGGAACTTTGTTTTAGTTCACGATATTATTAAAGAAATAGATCCACAAATTGTTCGTTTCTTTATGTTGTCTGTTCATTATAGACATCCAATCAACTTCTCTCAGGAGTTATTAGAGAGTACAAAGAACGCGTTTGAACGTTTAACAACATCATATGGAAATTTAAAGCATCGTAAAAACAGCAGCACAAATTTAACAGATAATAACGAAGAATGGCTAACAAAAATTAAAGACTACCAACAGCAATTTAAAGAAGAAATGGATGATGACTTTAATACAGCTAATGCAATTTCTGTTTTATTTGATCTATCAAAACAAGCAAATTACTATTTGCAGGAACAGAATACATCAACTGAAGTGATTCAGGCTTTCTTAGATCAATTTGATCAACTGGGTAAAGTGTTAGGGGTAACATTCGAATCAACAGATCTTTTGGATGAAGAAATTGAAGAAATGATTCAACAGCGTATTCAAGCAAGAAAAGACCGCAATTTTGCTTTAGCTGATGAAATCCGTGATAAATTAAAAGACCTAAATATCATCTTGGAGGATACACCACAAGGTACGAGATGGAAGCGCGGTTGA
- a CDS encoding Mini-ribonuclease 3, whose product MKDSKLLNSLALAYIGDAVYEIYVRHYLLAKGNIRPNQLHNQAKTFVSAKAQASTLHHFFSLEFLTEEEQAVLRRGRNAKSGTIPKNTDVQTYRYSTAFEALIGYLYLEKRHERLEELIQKSFTFIDGKEGMS is encoded by the coding sequence ATAAAAGATTCCAAGCTTTTAAATAGCTTGGCTTTGGCTTATATTGGCGATGCTGTTTATGAGATTTATGTAAGACATTATCTTTTAGCTAAAGGCAATATCCGTCCTAATCAACTTCATAATCAAGCAAAAACATTTGTATCTGCAAAGGCACAAGCAAGCACATTACACCATTTCTTCTCGCTTGAGTTTCTTACTGAAGAAGAGCAAGCGGTGTTAAGAAGAGGAAGAAATGCAAAGTCTGGGACAATTCCAAAAAATACAGATGTACAAACTTATCGTTATAGTACAGCGTTTGAAGCACTTATTGGATACCTTTACTTAGAAAAAAGGCACGAACGTCTTGAGGAGCTAATTCAAAAGTCATTTACATTTATTGATGGAAAGGAGGGGATGTCATGA
- the rlmB gene encoding 23S rRNA (guanosine(2251)-2'-O)-methyltransferase RlmB, with the protein MSEDFIIGRNPVIEVLKSSRDINKIWVAENSLKGQAQQITKLAKERGITINFVPKKKIDQMVEGNHQGVVAQVAAYEYVHVDDLLKVAEERNEPPFLLLLDEIEDPHNLGSIMRTADAVGAHGIVIPKRRAVGLTATVAKSSTGAIEHIPVARVTNMARTIDDLKEKGVWIVGTDAKGADDYRNLDGKMSLALIIGSEGKGIGRLIKEKCDFLVKMPMVGHVTSLNASVAASLLMYEVYRKRYPLGE; encoded by the coding sequence ATGAGTGAAGATTTTATTATTGGGCGTAATCCGGTAATCGAAGTATTAAAATCATCGAGAGACATTAATAAAATATGGGTAGCAGAAAACTCTTTAAAAGGACAAGCCCAGCAAATTACGAAGCTTGCTAAAGAAAGAGGTATAACCATCAATTTTGTACCTAAAAAGAAGATTGATCAGATGGTGGAAGGAAACCATCAAGGTGTAGTTGCCCAGGTGGCTGCCTATGAATATGTTCATGTTGACGATTTACTAAAAGTAGCCGAAGAACGAAATGAACCACCATTTTTATTATTGTTAGATGAAATTGAGGATCCACATAACCTTGGGTCCATCATGAGAACAGCTGATGCAGTAGGGGCACATGGTATTGTTATCCCTAAGCGAAGAGCAGTTGGGCTAACAGCGACAGTAGCAAAGTCATCTACTGGGGCAATTGAACATATCCCTGTGGCAAGGGTTACGAATATGGCGAGAACAATCGATGATCTAAAGGAAAAAGGTGTATGGATTGTAGGGACAGATGCAAAAGGAGCAGATGATTACCGCAATCTTGATGGAAAGATGTCACTTGCATTAATTATAGGAAGTGAAGGTAAGGGGATTGGTCGTCTTATAAAAGAAAAATGTGATTTCTTAGTCAAGATGCCAATGGTTGGACATGTTACATCATTAAATGCATCTGTAGCAGCTAGTCTCTTAATGTATGAGGTATATAGAAAGCGATATCCTCTAGGGGAGTAG
- a CDS encoding NYN domain-containing protein translates to MDILLVDGYNIIGAWPELQNLKKNDLAGARDLLIEKMAEYQAYTGYRVIIVFDAHMVKGIEKKQKNYRVEVIFTRENETADERIEKLAISLSNIKTQVHVATSDFTEQWAIFGQGALRKSARELLNEMTSIESRIQHKVKKIEEKRPSSKIAIPEDVLEKLEKWRRGDL, encoded by the coding sequence ATGGATATCCTATTGGTTGATGGATATAACATTATCGGTGCGTGGCCGGAATTACAAAACCTTAAGAAAAATGATTTAGCGGGAGCACGAGATCTATTAATTGAAAAAATGGCTGAATATCAAGCATATACAGGATACCGGGTCATTATTGTATTTGATGCTCATATGGTAAAGGGCATTGAGAAAAAGCAGAAAAATTATCGAGTTGAAGTCATTTTTACAAGAGAAAATGAAACAGCTGATGAAAGAATTGAGAAGCTGGCTATTTCATTAAGTAATATTAAAACTCAAGTTCATGTAGCTACCTCAGACTTTACTGAGCAATGGGCAATCTTTGGACAAGGTGCATTAAGGAAATCAGCAAGAGAGTTACTTAATGAAATGACGTCAATTGAAAGCAGGATTCAACACAAAGTGAAGAAGATTGAGGAAAAACGACCTTCTTCAAAGATTGCTATTCCAGAAGATGTTCTAGAAAAATTAGAAAAGTGGCGAAGAGGAGATCTGTAG
- the sigH gene encoding RNA polymerase sporulation sigma factor SigH, which produces MNSPINRGKVNKEDLELLEDEQVVELVHFGESEALDYLITKYRNFVRAKARSYFLIGADREDIIQEGMIGLYKAIRDFKEDKLTSFKAFAELCITRQIITAIKTATRQKHIPLNSYVSLDKPIYDEESDRTLMDVITGAKVMDPEELIINQEEFDDIEVKMGELLSDLERKVLALYLDGRSYHEISEDLNRHVKSIDNALQRVKRKLERYLELREISL; this is translated from the coding sequence TTGAATTCACCAATCAACAGGGGCAAAGTCAACAAAGAAGATTTAGAGTTATTGGAAGATGAACAAGTAGTTGAACTTGTGCATTTTGGAGAAAGTGAAGCGCTTGATTATTTAATTACAAAATACCGAAATTTTGTCCGGGCGAAAGCAAGATCATATTTTCTAATCGGTGCTGACCGGGAAGATATTATCCAAGAGGGAATGATTGGTTTATACAAAGCCATTCGTGACTTCAAGGAGGACAAGCTCACTTCTTTTAAAGCATTTGCCGAGCTATGTATTACCAGGCAAATCATTACCGCAATAAAAACTGCAACTCGTCAAAAGCATATTCCGCTGAATTCCTATGTTTCTTTAGACAAGCCAATATATGATGAAGAGTCTGATCGAACACTTATGGACGTTATTACAGGTGCAAAAGTGATGGACCCTGAGGAACTCATTATCAATCAAGAAGAATTTGATGATATTGAGGTGAAGATGGGGGAGTTACTAAGTGATCTTGAACGAAAGGTCTTAGCTTTATATTTGGACGGCAGGTCATACCATGAGATCTCCGAAGATCTAAATAGACATGTTAAATCGATTGATAACGCTCTGCAACGAGTGAAGAGAAAGTTAGAACGCTATTTAGAACTACGGGAGATTAGTTTATAA
- the rpmG gene encoding 50S ribosomal protein L33 — MRKKIILACTSCGSRNYTTMKNSTSTNDRLDVNKFCKVCNSHTNHRETK; from the coding sequence ATGCGTAAAAAGATTATCCTTGCATGCACATCGTGTGGAAGTAGAAATTATACAACGATGAAAAATAGTACAAGCACAAATGATCGGTTGGATGTTAATAAATTTTGTAAAGTATGTAATTCGCATACAAACCACCGTGAAACGAAATAG
- the secE gene encoding preprotein translocase subunit SecE, with translation MQRLISFFRDVTREMKKVSWPKGKELTKYTITVVSTVTFVAVFFAVVDLGISSLIRLFFE, from the coding sequence ATGCAACGTTTAATTAGTTTTTTCCGAGATGTTACTCGTGAAATGAAAAAAGTCAGCTGGCCTAAAGGTAAAGAGCTTACAAAGTACACAATAACAGTTGTATCAACTGTTACATTTGTGGCAGTGTTCTTTGCGGTTGTTGACTTAGGTATTTCTTCTTTAATTCGTTTGTTTTTTGAATAA